Proteins from a genomic interval of Coregonus clupeaformis isolate EN_2021a chromosome 4, ASM2061545v1, whole genome shotgun sequence:
- the lrrfip1a gene encoding uncharacterized protein lrrfip1a isoform X3, which produces MGTQGTGRKRNPNKDRSTAEDDALNLIAREAEARLAAKRAARAEAREIRMKELERQQKEIYQVQKKYYGLDNKSDKVDSEWGHIEQWMEDSERYSRPSQRHTSISDDDERMSVGSRGSVRSDLDAIGAYGRGGSSSLSQEKDKKSKKKKKHKHKDRDSNGYDNEYSAISSRSSRLVDESTSRVSRSSRLDLQPASYASSDLNSNNGLSSSRQRLSSYESSGLLSQISYRRHHRGSLYEDSLYSGARRVTGSSSRHSEYSSYRGSSSRASSRASSARASPVDDDCNSVASFLRSVATSSGLPRDLDHMTIPNLSNVEDRDYLEKGSRAASTLSAATLASLGGSSSRRGSGETSITGDTETSIREIKEIHELKDQIQDVESKYMQSLKEVKDTLVEVEEKYRKAMVSNAQLDNEKNNLMYQVDTLKDSLMELEELLSESRREYEGKSKDFEREKHAHGVLQFQFNEMKEMLKQSEELLTEIRQMRLKQDSFVREISDLQETVEWKDKKIGALERQKEYSDAIRNERDELRDEVVQLKDILKKHGIVLRPDLTTNGETLELGTEGSASGDPASQLVQDSQTSPMEGGNSMLGRAQEMELESRGDKVVDPGRSRQQEDTYEEEAQENHLISPTPCSLAGVSETETSREAQPFSPTLGEEVEIESSDVNKDSDNGIPVVEVKRGPVCDSEVLGLVTGPEEEVTGAGEGYEAASIKETGQGRVEVAIEGEMGIKNDKADDAETKVAKSSDDTKETSSKEPTSEYGVAAEQEKIELSKEVVKSIDSCPPPRETIEDTMKNGTQISQGTDLDTSKSPIKSNPEPQKTKKAEALPEITDLQPQAQAGNKKKKGKKKKGETQSDEKQEDHKKSTTETCVVSMTNSTQISLGTDLDTSKSPVESNPDPQPEPQKTKKVCVLPETTDTQPQAQGGKKKKKGKRKGEKQGDETHRDKMSKTEKDMVSTPTDKEPVEELGEGVITIETQQLLEGTSRSPERELQSPEEKAQEEEEQLAEERVEVKSEEPTIEVSLTDQAKSEEVVTKKKKKKIKKDKQKPTMESEKSEGKISVVCLESNIGIADPVDHSKCITSAENPMEELESTTNTGTQKDESGYTTNPDNFIDCLNSSADPKCPLDSKQSTAGNSNNVKEEDVIKVSVKEAQTIQDTKEQGNNFHSPIVLRLELEKSVEPEDLIFHDGVTTHPDHASENATQDLKEAGQDKQIGSPEECTNALEHEDMANVEKCNNSSDEKCCSTSLDSNCPAAETIRRPEQLVDLPGCPVTDKHLHENNKLETLDAEEASNGGISTETELNYTETRPQDPLKETLVTIDSFREQSHNESGPCTMVAKAKEQDDPIEAKLESNKVPGPSEQGNDEEKDGDENEKGQSFDFSDIYSVVPANVFPIISQEEVSQEVRTMSVGYKIEVEPGRAKANNKEEDDKPQHTVEGVSTIVAQQSIEGWSDSAPEELQSPEEKAQTIVEGQNVNEEQQLITVEEGVSVTYEQKDIAQEGVSVTVEQHGVEESERQQNATEVEAWPLEEGEEAIQYGSQQGRRESSQSTEDSAGGDNEQSRTGLKKGSKKGKGKGKEDCRMA; this is translated from the exons GGCTCCTCCTCCCTTTCACAGGAGAAGGACAAGAAGTCCAAGAaaaagaagaaacacaaacacaaagaTCGAGAC AGCAACGGCTATGACAATGAGTACAGTGCTATATCCAGTCGG AGCTCCAGACTCGTTGATGAGAGCACTAGCAGGGTCTCTCGCTCCTCCAGACTAGATCTGCAGCCG GCATCCTATGCTTCCTCTGACCTTAACAGCAACAATGGTCTGTCCTCTTCTAGGCAACGGCTTTCTTCCTACGAG TCATCCGGGCTACTCAGCCAGATCTCCTACCGGCGCCATCACAGG GGCTCTTTATATGAGGACAGTCTGTACAGTGGGGCTCGACGGGTCACCGGCTCCAGCTCTCGT CATTCGGAGTACAGTAGTTATCGCGGCAGCAGTTCAAGGGCCTCCTCCAGGGCCAGCTCAGCCCGTGCCAGCCCAGTG GATGATGACTGCAACTCTGTGGCCAGCTTCCTGCGCAGCGTGGCCACCAGCAGTGGCCTGCCCAGAGACCTGGATCACATGACCATCCCCAATTTATCCAAC GTGGAGGACAGAGATTACCTGGAAAAGGGATCTCGAGCCGCTTCCACCCTATCAGCAGCCACCCTCGCCTCGCTGGGCGGGTCTTCCTCTCGGAGAGGAAGTGGCGAAACGTCCATCACTGGCGACACAGAAACCTCCATACGAGAGATCAAG GAGATTCATGAGCTGAAGGATCAGATCCAAGATGTGGAGTCCAAGTACATGCAGAGCCTCAAAGAAGTCAAG GATACCCtagtggaggtggaggagaagtACCGCAAGGCCATGGTGTCCAACGCCCAACTGGACAACGAGAAGAACAACCTGATGTACCAGGTGGACACGCTGAAGGACTCGCTCATGGAGCTAGAGGAGCTGCTGTCCGAGTCACGCCGCGAGTACGAGGGGAAGAGCAAG GACTTTGAGCGTGAGAAACATGCCCACGGCGTGCTGCAGTTCCAGTTCAACGAGATGAAGGAGATGCTAAAACAGAGCGAGGAGTTACTAACA GAGATCCGTCAGATGCGTCTCAAGCAGGACAGCTTTGTTAGGGAAATCTCTGACCTGCAGGAAACCGTGGAGTGGAAGGATAAAAAGATTGGG GCCTTAGAGCGGCAGAAGGAGTATTCGGATGCCATCCGAAATGAGCGGGATGAGCTCAGGGATGAGGTGGTCCAGCTAAAAGATATTCTGAAG AAACATGGAATTGTcctcagacctgacctgaccaCCAATGGGGAAACGCTGGAGTTGGGAACTGAAGGGTCAGCCAGTGGAGATCCAGCTTCTCAATTGGTTCAGGACTCCCAGACGTCGCCCATGGAAGGGGGAAACAGCATGCTTG GCAGAGCTCAGGAGATGGAGTTGGAAAGTAGAGGAGATAAGGTGGTGGATCCAGGAAGGTCCAGGCAGCAAGAGGATACATACGAGGAGGAGGCTCAAGAGAACCATCTGATCTCGCCCACCCCCTGTAGCCTTGCTGGTGTTTCTGAAACAGAAACATCAAGGGAGGCTCAGCCATTCTCGCCCACATTGGGGGAAGAGGTTGAGATTGAAAGCAGTGATGTCAACAAAGACTCTGACAATGGCATACCAGTAGTAGAGGTCAAACGTGGACCGGTCTGTGATTCTGAGGTACTTGGGCTTGTAACAGGTCCTGAGGAAGAGGTTACAGGAGCGGGGGAGGGGTACGAAGCAGCAAGTATAAAGGAGACAGGGCAAGGCAGAGTAGAGGTCGCAATTGAAGGGGAAATGGGAATAAAAAATGACAAGGCAGATGATGCAGAGACCAAAGTTGCCAAGAGTAGTGATGACACCAAAGAGACGTCCTCAAAAGAGCCTACCTCAGAATATGGTGTAGCAGCTGAACAAGAGAAAATCGAATTGAGTAAAGAGGTTGTGAAAAGTATAGATTCATGTCCTCCGCCTAGGGAAACCATTGAGGACACCATGAAAAATGGCACACAGATTAGCCAAGGGACCGACCTTGATACTAGTAAGAGCCCAATCAAATCAAACCCtgagcctcagaaaacaaaaaaGGCTGAAGCGTTACCAGAGATAACTGACCTGCAGCCACAGGCCCAAGCAGGCAACAAGAAGAAGAAAGGCAAGAAGAAGAAGGGAGAGACACAAAGCGATGAAAAGCAGGAAGACCATAAGAAGAGCACAACAGAAACGTGTGTAGTCTCCATGACAAATAGCACACAGATTAGCCTAGGGACAGACCTTGATACTAGTAAGAGCCCAGTCGAATCAAACCCTGATCCTCAACCtgagcctcagaaaacaaaaaaGGTGTGTGTATTACCAGAGACCACTGACACGCAGCCACAGGCCCAAGGAGGCAAGAAGAAAAAGAAAGgcaagaggaagggagagaaacaAGGTgatgaaacacacagagataaGATGAGCAAAACAGAAAAGGATATGGTCTCCACCCCAACAGATAAGGAGCCAGTAGAGGAGCTAGGAGAGGGGGTTATCACAATAGAGACACAGCAGCTTCTAGAGGGGACCAGTAGATCACCAGAACGAGAGCTCCAAAGCCCTGAAGAAAAagcacaagaagaagaagaacaactaGCAGAAGAACGAGTAGAGGTTAAAAGCGAGGAGCCTACCATTGAAGTATCTCTGACTGACCAAGCTAAGAGTGAGGAAGTTGTCacgaagaagaaaaagaagaaaatTAAAAAGGACAAACAAAAACCTACCATGGAATCAGAGAAATCAGAAGGCAAGATATCAGTAGTATGCCTTGAGTCCAACATTGGTATTGCTGATCCTGTTGACCACTCCAAGTGTATAACCAGCGCTGAAAACCCTATGGAGGAATTAGAATCGACAACAAATACTGGTACCCAAAAGGACGAGTCAGGGTACACAACCAACCCTGATAACTTTATAGACTGCTTGAACTCTTCAGCTGACCCAAAATGTCCATTGGACTCGAAACAGTCCACAGCTGGGAATTCAAACAATGTCAAAGAAGAAGATGTAATCAAGGTCTCAGTTAAAGAGGCTCAAACAATCCAAGACACAAAGGAACAGGGGAATAACTTTCACAGTCCCATCGTTCTAAGACTGGAGCTCGAGAAGAGTGTGGAACCTGAAGACCTTATCTTCCATGATGGTGTCACTACTCACCCAGACCATGCTAGCGAAAATGCGACACAAGACCTAAAAGAGGCAGGTCAGGATAAACAAATTGGGAGCCCAGAAGAGTGTACAAATGCACTTGAACATGAAGACATGGCAAATGTAGAGAAATGCAACAATTCATCAGATGAGAAATGTTGTAGCACATCGCTCGACAGCAACTGCCCTGCTGCTGAGACCATAAGACGGCCTGAACAATTGGTGGATCTACCTGGTTGTCCAGTCACTGACAAGCACTTGCATGAAAACAACAAGCTAGAAACACTTGATGCAGAAGAGGCATCAAATGGAGGGATCTCTACAGAGACTGAGCTGAATTATACAGAAACACGACCACAGGACCCTTTAAAAGAAACTCTGGTGACAATTGACTCTTTTAGGGAACAGAGCCACAATGAAAGTGGACCATGCACTATGGTGGCCAAAGCAAAAGAGCAAGATGATCCCATTGAGGCCAAGCTGGAGAGTAACAAGGTACCTGGACCCAGTGAGCAGGGGAATGACGAGGAGAAGGACGGTGATGAAAATGAGAAGGGTCAATCGTTTGACTTTTCTGACATATATTCGGTGGTTCCTGCAAATGTATTCCCAATAATATCCCAAGAGGAGGTCAGCCAGGAGGTGAGAACGATGTCGGTAGGATACAAAATAGAGGTAGAGCCAGGTAGAGCGAAGGCTAACAATAAAGAGGAGGACGACAAACCGCAGCACACAGTAGAGGGAGTTAGCACGATAGTGGCACAGCAATCAATTGAAGGGTGGTCAGATAGTGCACCAGAGGAGCTCCAAAGCCCTGAAGAAAAAGCACAAACCATAGTTGAGGGCCAGAACGTGAATGAAGAACAACAGCTAATCACTGTAGAGGAAGGGGTTAGTGTAACATATGAACAGAAAGACATTGCACAGGAGGGAGTGAGTGTGACTGTTGAACAGCATGGTGTAGAAGAGAGCGAGAGGCAGCAGAATGCAACAGAGGTAGAGGCTTGGCCactagaggagggggaagaggcaaTCCAGTATGGGTCACAGCAGGGTAGAAGAGAAAGTAGTCAAAGTACAGAGGATTCAGCAGGGGGCGACAATGAGCAATCTAGGACAGGCTTGAAAAAGGGCAGCAAGAAAGGAAAAGGCAAGGGGAAAGAGGACTGCCGGATGGCCTAG
- the lrrfip1a gene encoding uncharacterized protein lrrfip1a isoform X7: MGTQGTGRKRNPNKDRSTAEDDALNLIAREAEARLAAKRAARAEAREIRMKELERQQKEIYQVQKKYYGLDNKSDKVDSEWGHIEQWMEDSERYSRPSQRHTSISDDDERMSVGSRGSVRSDLDAIGAYGRGGSSSLSQEKDKKSKKKKKHKHKDRDSNGYDNEYSAISSRSSRLVDESTSRVSRSSRLDLQPASYASSDLNSNNGLSSSRQRLSSYEGSLYEDSLYSGARRVTGSSSRHSEYSSYRGSSSRASSRASSARASPVDDDCNSVASFLRSVATSSGLPRDLDHMTIPNLSNVEDRDYLEKGSRAASTLSAATLASLGGSSSRRGSGETSITGDTETSIREIKEIHELKDQIQDVESKYMQSLKEVKDTLVEVEEKYRKAMVSNAQLDNEKNNLMYQVDTLKDSLMELEELLSESRREYEGKSKDFEREKHAHGVLQFQFNEMKEMLKQSEELLTEIRQMRLKQDSFVREISDLQETVEWKDKKIGALERQKEYSDAIRNERDELRDEVVQLKDILKKHGIVLRPDLTTNGETLELGTEGSASGDPASQLVQDSQTSPMEGGNSMLGRAQEMELESRGDKVVDPGRSRQQEDTYEEEAQENHLISPTPCSLAGVSETETSREAQPFSPTLGEEVEIESSDVNKDSDNGIPVVEVKRGPVCDSEVLGLVTGPEEEVTGAGEGYEAASIKETGQGRVEVAIEGEMGIKNDKADDAETKVAKSSDDTKETSSKEPTSEYGVAAEQEKIELSKEVVKSIDSCPPPRETIEDTMKNGTQISQGTDLDTSKSPIKSNPEPQKTKKAEALPEITDLQPQAQAGNKKKKGKKKKGETQSDEKQEDHKKSTTETCVVSMTNSTQISLGTDLDTSKSPVESNPDPQPEPQKTKKVCVLPETTDTQPQAQGGKKKKKGKRKGEKQGDETHRDKMSKTEKDMVSTPTDKEPVEELGEGVITIETQQLLEGTSRSPERELQSPEEKAQEEEEQLAEERVEVKSEEPTIEVSLTDQAKSEEVVTKKKKKKIKKDKQKPTMESEKSEGKISVVCLESNIGIADPVDHSKCITSAENPMEELESTTNTGTQKDESGYTTNPDNFIDCLNSSADPKCPLDSKQSTAGNSNNVKEEDVIKVSVKEAQTIQDTKEQGNNFHSPIVLRLELEKSVEPEDLIFHDGVTTHPDHASENATQDLKEAGQDKQIGSPEECTNALEHEDMANVEKCNNSSDEKCCSTSLDSNCPAAETIRRPEQLVDLPGCPVTDKHLHENNKLETLDAEEASNGGISTETELNYTETRPQDPLKETLVTIDSFREQSHNESGPCTMVAKAKEQDDPIEAKLESNKVPGPSEQGNDEEKDGDENEKGQSFDFSDIYSVVPANVFPIISQEEVSQEVRTMSVGYKIEVEPGRAKANNKEEDDKPQHTVEGVSTIVAQQSIEGWSDSAPEELQSPEEKAQTIVEGQNVNEEQQLITVEEGVSVTYEQKDIAQEGVSVTVEQHGVEESERQQNATEVEAWPLEEGEEAIQYGSQQGRRESSQSTEDSAGGDNEQSRTGLKKGSKKGKGKGKEDCRMA, translated from the exons GGCTCCTCCTCCCTTTCACAGGAGAAGGACAAGAAGTCCAAGAaaaagaagaaacacaaacacaaagaTCGAGAC AGCAACGGCTATGACAATGAGTACAGTGCTATATCCAGTCGG AGCTCCAGACTCGTTGATGAGAGCACTAGCAGGGTCTCTCGCTCCTCCAGACTAGATCTGCAGCCG GCATCCTATGCTTCCTCTGACCTTAACAGCAACAATGGTCTGTCCTCTTCTAGGCAACGGCTTTCTTCCTACGAG GGCTCTTTATATGAGGACAGTCTGTACAGTGGGGCTCGACGGGTCACCGGCTCCAGCTCTCGT CATTCGGAGTACAGTAGTTATCGCGGCAGCAGTTCAAGGGCCTCCTCCAGGGCCAGCTCAGCCCGTGCCAGCCCAGTG GATGATGACTGCAACTCTGTGGCCAGCTTCCTGCGCAGCGTGGCCACCAGCAGTGGCCTGCCCAGAGACCTGGATCACATGACCATCCCCAATTTATCCAAC GTGGAGGACAGAGATTACCTGGAAAAGGGATCTCGAGCCGCTTCCACCCTATCAGCAGCCACCCTCGCCTCGCTGGGCGGGTCTTCCTCTCGGAGAGGAAGTGGCGAAACGTCCATCACTGGCGACACAGAAACCTCCATACGAGAGATCAAG GAGATTCATGAGCTGAAGGATCAGATCCAAGATGTGGAGTCCAAGTACATGCAGAGCCTCAAAGAAGTCAAG GATACCCtagtggaggtggaggagaagtACCGCAAGGCCATGGTGTCCAACGCCCAACTGGACAACGAGAAGAACAACCTGATGTACCAGGTGGACACGCTGAAGGACTCGCTCATGGAGCTAGAGGAGCTGCTGTCCGAGTCACGCCGCGAGTACGAGGGGAAGAGCAAG GACTTTGAGCGTGAGAAACATGCCCACGGCGTGCTGCAGTTCCAGTTCAACGAGATGAAGGAGATGCTAAAACAGAGCGAGGAGTTACTAACA GAGATCCGTCAGATGCGTCTCAAGCAGGACAGCTTTGTTAGGGAAATCTCTGACCTGCAGGAAACCGTGGAGTGGAAGGATAAAAAGATTGGG GCCTTAGAGCGGCAGAAGGAGTATTCGGATGCCATCCGAAATGAGCGGGATGAGCTCAGGGATGAGGTGGTCCAGCTAAAAGATATTCTGAAG AAACATGGAATTGTcctcagacctgacctgaccaCCAATGGGGAAACGCTGGAGTTGGGAACTGAAGGGTCAGCCAGTGGAGATCCAGCTTCTCAATTGGTTCAGGACTCCCAGACGTCGCCCATGGAAGGGGGAAACAGCATGCTTG GCAGAGCTCAGGAGATGGAGTTGGAAAGTAGAGGAGATAAGGTGGTGGATCCAGGAAGGTCCAGGCAGCAAGAGGATACATACGAGGAGGAGGCTCAAGAGAACCATCTGATCTCGCCCACCCCCTGTAGCCTTGCTGGTGTTTCTGAAACAGAAACATCAAGGGAGGCTCAGCCATTCTCGCCCACATTGGGGGAAGAGGTTGAGATTGAAAGCAGTGATGTCAACAAAGACTCTGACAATGGCATACCAGTAGTAGAGGTCAAACGTGGACCGGTCTGTGATTCTGAGGTACTTGGGCTTGTAACAGGTCCTGAGGAAGAGGTTACAGGAGCGGGGGAGGGGTACGAAGCAGCAAGTATAAAGGAGACAGGGCAAGGCAGAGTAGAGGTCGCAATTGAAGGGGAAATGGGAATAAAAAATGACAAGGCAGATGATGCAGAGACCAAAGTTGCCAAGAGTAGTGATGACACCAAAGAGACGTCCTCAAAAGAGCCTACCTCAGAATATGGTGTAGCAGCTGAACAAGAGAAAATCGAATTGAGTAAAGAGGTTGTGAAAAGTATAGATTCATGTCCTCCGCCTAGGGAAACCATTGAGGACACCATGAAAAATGGCACACAGATTAGCCAAGGGACCGACCTTGATACTAGTAAGAGCCCAATCAAATCAAACCCtgagcctcagaaaacaaaaaaGGCTGAAGCGTTACCAGAGATAACTGACCTGCAGCCACAGGCCCAAGCAGGCAACAAGAAGAAGAAAGGCAAGAAGAAGAAGGGAGAGACACAAAGCGATGAAAAGCAGGAAGACCATAAGAAGAGCACAACAGAAACGTGTGTAGTCTCCATGACAAATAGCACACAGATTAGCCTAGGGACAGACCTTGATACTAGTAAGAGCCCAGTCGAATCAAACCCTGATCCTCAACCtgagcctcagaaaacaaaaaaGGTGTGTGTATTACCAGAGACCACTGACACGCAGCCACAGGCCCAAGGAGGCAAGAAGAAAAAGAAAGgcaagaggaagggagagaaacaAGGTgatgaaacacacagagataaGATGAGCAAAACAGAAAAGGATATGGTCTCCACCCCAACAGATAAGGAGCCAGTAGAGGAGCTAGGAGAGGGGGTTATCACAATAGAGACACAGCAGCTTCTAGAGGGGACCAGTAGATCACCAGAACGAGAGCTCCAAAGCCCTGAAGAAAAagcacaagaagaagaagaacaactaGCAGAAGAACGAGTAGAGGTTAAAAGCGAGGAGCCTACCATTGAAGTATCTCTGACTGACCAAGCTAAGAGTGAGGAAGTTGTCacgaagaagaaaaagaagaaaatTAAAAAGGACAAACAAAAACCTACCATGGAATCAGAGAAATCAGAAGGCAAGATATCAGTAGTATGCCTTGAGTCCAACATTGGTATTGCTGATCCTGTTGACCACTCCAAGTGTATAACCAGCGCTGAAAACCCTATGGAGGAATTAGAATCGACAACAAATACTGGTACCCAAAAGGACGAGTCAGGGTACACAACCAACCCTGATAACTTTATAGACTGCTTGAACTCTTCAGCTGACCCAAAATGTCCATTGGACTCGAAACAGTCCACAGCTGGGAATTCAAACAATGTCAAAGAAGAAGATGTAATCAAGGTCTCAGTTAAAGAGGCTCAAACAATCCAAGACACAAAGGAACAGGGGAATAACTTTCACAGTCCCATCGTTCTAAGACTGGAGCTCGAGAAGAGTGTGGAACCTGAAGACCTTATCTTCCATGATGGTGTCACTACTCACCCAGACCATGCTAGCGAAAATGCGACACAAGACCTAAAAGAGGCAGGTCAGGATAAACAAATTGGGAGCCCAGAAGAGTGTACAAATGCACTTGAACATGAAGACATGGCAAATGTAGAGAAATGCAACAATTCATCAGATGAGAAATGTTGTAGCACATCGCTCGACAGCAACTGCCCTGCTGCTGAGACCATAAGACGGCCTGAACAATTGGTGGATCTACCTGGTTGTCCAGTCACTGACAAGCACTTGCATGAAAACAACAAGCTAGAAACACTTGATGCAGAAGAGGCATCAAATGGAGGGATCTCTACAGAGACTGAGCTGAATTATACAGAAACACGACCACAGGACCCTTTAAAAGAAACTCTGGTGACAATTGACTCTTTTAGGGAACAGAGCCACAATGAAAGTGGACCATGCACTATGGTGGCCAAAGCAAAAGAGCAAGATGATCCCATTGAGGCCAAGCTGGAGAGTAACAAGGTACCTGGACCCAGTGAGCAGGGGAATGACGAGGAGAAGGACGGTGATGAAAATGAGAAGGGTCAATCGTTTGACTTTTCTGACATATATTCGGTGGTTCCTGCAAATGTATTCCCAATAATATCCCAAGAGGAGGTCAGCCAGGAGGTGAGAACGATGTCGGTAGGATACAAAATAGAGGTAGAGCCAGGTAGAGCGAAGGCTAACAATAAAGAGGAGGACGACAAACCGCAGCACACAGTAGAGGGAGTTAGCACGATAGTGGCACAGCAATCAATTGAAGGGTGGTCAGATAGTGCACCAGAGGAGCTCCAAAGCCCTGAAGAAAAAGCACAAACCATAGTTGAGGGCCAGAACGTGAATGAAGAACAACAGCTAATCACTGTAGAGGAAGGGGTTAGTGTAACATATGAACAGAAAGACATTGCACAGGAGGGAGTGAGTGTGACTGTTGAACAGCATGGTGTAGAAGAGAGCGAGAGGCAGCAGAATGCAACAGAGGTAGAGGCTTGGCCactagaggagggggaagaggcaaTCCAGTATGGGTCACAGCAGGGTAGAAGAGAAAGTAGTCAAAGTACAGAGGATTCAGCAGGGGGCGACAATGAGCAATCTAGGACAGGCTTGAAAAAGGGCAGCAAGAAAGGAAAAGGCAAGGGGAAAGAGGACTGCCGGATGGCCTAG